A single uncultured Methanolobus sp. DNA region contains:
- a CDS encoding TrkA family potassium uptake protein, which yields MESSGHKDHIVVLGCGDVGRRVVETLTYADIKFVVVDSQLHTFENADYDYVVGNATEEEILIQAGVPQASTIIVTLNDDTHVMFATLISRGLNPNSTIIARANSYKSIDKIYKAGANYVAALPIVAGQMLAKMTSRCIDVSCKKMDEDIMLYEGVDIEKHTITHSDDLANKTVADISLRHKVGCTILGIEREGKIITDILPSTKILRGDIIAVVGGKEEISRFKEKYIKKM from the coding sequence ATGGAAAGCTCAGGACACAAAGACCATATTGTAGTTCTCGGATGCGGAGATGTTGGCAGAAGGGTTGTGGAAACGCTAACTTATGCTGATATCAAATTCGTAGTCGTTGATTCGCAACTGCATACTTTTGAGAATGCGGACTATGATTATGTTGTGGGAAATGCAACTGAAGAAGAGATCCTGATCCAGGCAGGAGTTCCACAGGCATCTACTATCATAGTAACACTTAATGACGACACCCATGTGATGTTTGCAACACTCATATCAAGAGGACTTAACCCCAATTCCACGATAATTGCAAGGGCAAATTCATACAAATCCATAGACAAGATATACAAAGCAGGTGCCAACTATGTTGCAGCCCTTCCTATTGTTGCCGGACAGATGCTTGCGAAAATGACCTCAAGGTGCATTGATGTCTCATGCAAGAAAATGGATGAGGACATCATGCTCTATGAAGGTGTGGACATTGAAAAACACACGATCACTCATTCAGACGACCTTGCAAACAAGACTGTAGCTGATATAAGTCTGCGGCACAAGGTCGGTTGTACGATACTGGGAATTGAAAGGGAAGGAAAAATAATCACAGACATACTTCCATCCACAAAGATACTGAGAGGAGATATCATTGCAGTTGTAGGTGGAAAGGAAGAGATATCCCGTTTCAAGGAAAAGTATATCAAAAAAATGTGA
- a CDS encoding NAD-binding protein yields the protein MKRRHLWHKTLLKSVLGAFAIIIVYMLLFLEIMILEGQTEYVNIYDSIYWVVTTLTTVGYGDITMTSPIGKMYAVFVQLSGIPLVFGILFTLVIIPWMEKKIQSNIPSKAPKKLNDHIIICGYNRLIETLIEELKENDIPYILVEEEAELVMELLKRNINTIYGLVNEEETLKNANIKEARFLIANRSDEMNANIVLTARNISEVNIIAIVEDRANKKYLKYAGATSVVSPKELFGRFMGRKAADPFVNRLTGATEFFEGVSIVELPIYPKSPLMGKTMKNAAIREKTGANVVGMWKGGSLTFIIKPDDVIKDNSVLLAIGSNEQLSKLKKLTQSAE from the coding sequence ATGAAAAGAAGACACCTTTGGCATAAAACGCTCCTAAAGTCAGTCCTTGGCGCCTTTGCCATAATAATAGTGTACATGTTACTTTTCCTGGAGATCATGATCCTGGAAGGTCAGACCGAGTATGTCAATATCTACGATTCCATTTACTGGGTAGTGACCACCCTGACAACAGTAGGATACGGCGATATTACAATGACTTCACCTATTGGAAAGATGTATGCGGTCTTTGTCCAGTTGTCAGGCATACCACTGGTGTTCGGGATACTTTTCACCCTTGTAATAATTCCCTGGATGGAGAAAAAGATCCAGTCCAATATCCCTTCCAAAGCTCCGAAAAAACTCAATGATCACATAATTATCTGCGGATATAACAGGCTTATTGAGACTCTTATTGAGGAGCTTAAGGAAAACGATATCCCGTATATCCTTGTTGAAGAAGAAGCTGAACTTGTGATGGAACTGCTAAAAAGGAACATTAATACAATATACGGCCTTGTTAATGAAGAAGAAACCCTTAAGAATGCGAACATAAAAGAAGCCCGTTTCCTGATAGCAAACAGAAGCGATGAGATGAATGCAAATATCGTGCTCACAGCACGTAATATCAGTGAAGTGAATATCATTGCGATCGTTGAGGACAGGGCCAACAAGAAATACCTGAAATATGCAGGAGCAACAAGTGTTGTTTCACCAAAGGAACTCTTTGGAAGGTTCATGGGAAGAAAGGCTGCTGATCCTTTCGTTAACAGACTCACAGGTGCAACGGAGTTCTTCGAAGGAGTGAGCATTGTGGAGTTGCCCATCTATCCGAAAAGCCCGCTTATGGGTAAGACCATGAAAAATGCAGCCATAAGGGAAAAGACCGGTGCAAATGTCGTAGGCATGTGGAAAGGTGGAAGTCTGACATTTATTATCAAACCGGATGATGTCATTAAAGACAATTCCGTGCTGCTTGCGATAGGTTCCAATGAACAGCTATCGAAACTTAAGAAATTGACACAATCCGCGGAGTGA